A genomic region of Rhodococcus pyridinivorans contains the following coding sequences:
- a CDS encoding phage portal protein, which produces MTAPALIRSSLLSGDEAELTRYLFDRLGKFRGENELKESYYTGTQFVKQLGIAIPPQMQNVRTVSGWAGTTVDVLEERLDWQGWIETDVDLGLSEIYRANDLDVDSGPGHLDALVYGIAFAVVGSGAEGEPSPLVTVESPKDVTGIYSPRTRLLSSAVKQWVDEEGRVMAATLYLPNETVHVERKTDGGAWHVVDRDEHRLGRVPVARIVNRPRAGALGGRSEITEAVRYYTDNAVRTMLAMEVNREFYTSPQRYVLGADEDAFVDQAGNPVPGWQTIMGRVLGLGRDENGDVPEVGQFPQSTQGPYVESVRLMAQQLAAEAGIPSTYLGIATDQASSADAIKALEARLVKRAERRQVLFGKAWLEVARLCLLVRDGVVPAEFSSVSTKWRDASTPTRSAAADEALKYASAGIVPPESTVLLDRAGFSPTEQRQIAADRRRLNTQLVMQNLANAAANVDSEAQQLAARRVDADTE; this is translated from the coding sequence GTGACTGCTCCTGCGCTGATCCGCAGCTCACTTCTGTCCGGTGACGAGGCGGAGCTGACGCGGTACCTGTTCGATCGCCTCGGGAAGTTCCGGGGCGAGAACGAACTGAAGGAGTCCTACTACACGGGCACCCAGTTCGTGAAGCAGCTCGGGATCGCGATCCCGCCGCAGATGCAGAACGTGCGCACCGTCTCGGGCTGGGCCGGCACCACCGTTGATGTGCTCGAGGAGCGTCTCGACTGGCAGGGCTGGATCGAAACCGACGTGGACCTCGGGCTGTCGGAGATCTACCGGGCGAACGACCTTGATGTCGACTCCGGCCCTGGGCATCTGGACGCTCTGGTGTACGGCATCGCGTTCGCGGTTGTCGGTTCCGGCGCTGAAGGGGAGCCGTCGCCGCTGGTGACGGTGGAGTCCCCGAAGGACGTGACGGGCATCTATTCGCCGCGGACCCGACTGCTGTCCTCTGCCGTCAAGCAGTGGGTGGACGAGGAAGGCCGCGTAATGGCGGCGACCTTGTACCTGCCGAATGAGACGGTGCACGTCGAACGCAAGACCGACGGCGGGGCGTGGCATGTCGTCGATCGCGATGAGCATCGGCTCGGTCGGGTTCCGGTGGCGCGGATCGTGAACCGGCCTCGTGCCGGCGCTTTGGGTGGCCGCTCGGAGATCACCGAGGCGGTCCGCTACTACACCGACAATGCGGTGCGCACGATGCTCGCGATGGAAGTCAACCGCGAGTTCTACACCTCGCCGCAGCGCTACGTGCTCGGCGCCGACGAGGACGCGTTCGTGGATCAGGCCGGGAATCCGGTCCCCGGGTGGCAGACCATCATGGGCCGTGTTCTCGGGTTGGGCCGCGACGAGAACGGTGATGTCCCGGAGGTGGGGCAGTTCCCGCAGTCGACGCAGGGCCCGTATGTGGAGTCGGTGCGGTTGATGGCGCAGCAGCTCGCTGCCGAAGCCGGTATCCCGTCCACTTACCTCGGCATTGCGACGGACCAGGCGTCCTCAGCGGATGCGATCAAGGCGCTCGAGGCGCGGCTGGTGAAGCGTGCTGAACGTCGTCAGGTGCTGTTCGGCAAGGCATGGCTCGAGGTTGCTCGCCTGTGCCTGCTGGTCCGTGACGGTGTTGTTCCTGCTGAGTTCTCGTCGGTGTCGACGAAGTGGCGGGACGCATCGACACCGACCCGGTCGGCGGCCGCAGATGAAGCGCTCAAGTACGCGTCTGCGGGCATCGTGCCGCCGGAGTCGACGGTGCTGCTGGACCGGGCGGGATTCTCTCCGACGGAGCAGCGGCAGATCGCCGCGGACCGCCGGCGCCTGAACACCCAGCTGGTGATGCAGAACTTGGCGAACGCCGCGGCGAACGTGGATTCGGAGGCGCAGCAGTTGGCGGCGAGGCGTGTCGATGCTGACACCGAATGA